CGCTCAGCTGCACCACCAGCGTGCGATGGTTGCCGTAGCGGTCGCGCAGCGTCTCGATCTCGCCGTCGTACACCAGCGTGCCGTGGTCGATCAGCACGATGCGCCGGCACAGCCGCTCGACGTCGGCCAGGTCGTGGGTGGTCAGGATGAAGGTCGTGCCACGTTCGCGGTTGACGCGTGCGACGAACTCGCGGATCGCCTCCTTGGCCACCACGTCCAGGCCGATGGTCGGCTCGTCGAGGAAGACCACCCGCGGGTCGTGCAGCATGGCGGCCGCGAAGTCGCCGCGCATCCGCTGCCCGAGCGAGAGCTGGCGCACGGGGGTGCGCAAGAACGGGCCCAGCTCGAGCAGCTCGGTGAACGCGGCCAGGTTCGTCGTATAGCGATCGGCCGGGATGCCGTAGATCGCACGCAGCAGCTCGAACGACTCGATCAGCGGCAAATCCCAATACAGCTGCGAGCGCTGGCCGAAGACGACGCCGATCGTGCGCGCGTTGCGCCGGCGGTGCGCGTAGGGGACGATGCCGTTGACCCGCACCTCGCCCGACGTCGGGACGAGGATCCCGGTCAGCATCTTGATCGTAGTCGACTTCCCGGCGCCGTTGGGGCCGATGTAGCCGACCAGCTCGCCGGCGTCGAGCGACATCGTCACGCCCTCGACCGCGACCTTGTCCTCGTAGTCCCGCGAGAACAGCGTGCGCAGCGCGCCGCCCACCCCGGGTCGGCGCACCAAGCTGCGAAAGACCTTGCGCAGGTCGCGGGTCTCGATGATGGGCGGCATCAGGGATAGTATTCGTCGGCGATCGCGACGCCGAAGCCGAGGTTGGCCTTGCGGAACTCCCGCACGACGCGGTCGTTCAGCTCGCGCCGGACCGCGAACTGGCGCAACGGCGCGGTGCGCAGCGCGGCCCGGATCGCGATCCAGTCCTTGGTCATGCTGTCGATTCCGATCCATTCGAGCGGCATGATCAGCGCGTCGCGCCACGCCGGGTCGGCCGCCATCGACTCGATCGCGGCGCGCACCGCCGCCATCGCGGCTTGCGGATCGGCGTCGGGCGCCGCCGAGACGACGTAGTCGACCCGCGACCAGTTGCGCGAGTGGTTGGAGACGGTCGTCACCGAGCTGTGCGGGATCGTGATCAAGTTGCCGCCGGCGTCGCGAATCTGCGCGATCCGCAAGGTCAGGTGCTCGACCAAGCCGCTCTGCGCGTTGATCGTCACGTAGTCGCCGACGACGTATTGGTCCTCGAACAGCACCAGAAAGCCGTTGACGATGTCGCGCACCAGGTTCTGCGCGGCCAGCGAGACGCCCAGCGCGGCGATGCCGCCGATCGTCACCACCGAGCCGATCGACAGCCCGACCTGGCTGAGCGAGGCCAGGGCGGCGATGAAGACGATCAAGATCGTCTTGAAGCCCGCGATCGCGTTGGCGACGGTCGGGATCCGCAAGGAGTGCCGCGCCCGTTCCTCCGAGGTCGCCTGATACCGCACGTGCCAGACCGACGCGGCACGCTGGATGACGACGTCGAGCAGCCGGTTCACCAGCGCGGCCACGATCCAGATCCCGGCCACGCCGAGCGCGCCCTGCCAGAGCCAGCGCGCCGTCGCCGTCGTCTGCGGGAAACGCGCCAGCGCCCACGTGACGCCGACGAACCACAGCAGCACCACCAGCCAGACCAGCACGTCGGCCACCGCGTTGTAGATGCGCATGCGCTGCTCGGGCGCGATGCGCCGCAGCGCGAACGCCAGCAGCCGCCGGCGGCTGTGGTGCACCGCCTCCTGCGCGGCGCCCGCGTCCGGCGTCGCCGTCGCCTCGCCGGCGGTCGCCGCGCGCTGCTCGAGCGTCTCGCGCAGCGCGCCGGAACGCCCGCGCAGCAGCGAGACGATCCAGCCCAGGATCAGCGTGAGCACCAGCAGGACGCCGGCGGCGATCGCGACGCGCTGCAGGTTCAGCCGCACCTGCGCGGGCTGCCGTTTGATCAGCGCCTTGACCAGCGCGCTCTGCAGCGTGTCCTGCCAGCTCTGCGCCAGCGCGTCGACGGTGGTCAGGTTGTACTGCGCGTCGGTGGTCGTGACGGTCATGATCGGAACGGCCTGATGGTGGCGCCCGTCGATCGCTTCGAGCACGTCCTCGTCGTTCTGCCGCACCGCCGAGACCTTGAAGGTCGCCGGGTCGTAGGCGGTCTCGGTTTCGTCGCCGACTTCGATCTGCGAGGTGATCTGCTGCAGGACGCTCTCGATGACGGTGACCCGCTCGGCGATCGAGCTGGTCGCGCTGCCGGTGGCGGCGATGCGAAACAGCACCGAACCGTCGA
The Candidatus Sulfotelmatobacter sp. genome window above contains:
- a CDS encoding mechanosensitive ion channel family protein — translated: MPVLRALALALGLALAASAPAGAQVLPTLPSAAPTSPFDIQQSGIYTTAPIVLDGSVLFRIAATGSATSSIAERVTVIESVLQQITSQIEVGDETETAYDPATFKVSAVRQNDEDVLEAIDGRHHQAVPIMTVTTTDAQYNLTTVDALAQSWQDTLQSALVKALIKRQPAQVRLNLQRVAIAAGVLLVLTLILGWIVSLLRGRSGALRETLEQRAATAGEATATPDAGAAQEAVHHSRRRLLAFALRRIAPEQRMRIYNAVADVLVWLVVLLWFVGVTWALARFPQTTATARWLWQGALGVAGIWIVAALVNRLLDVVIQRAASVWHVRYQATSEERARHSLRIPTVANAIAGFKTILIVFIAALASLSQVGLSIGSVVTIGGIAALGVSLAAQNLVRDIVNGFLVLFEDQYVVGDYVTINAQSGLVEHLTLRIAQIRDAGGNLITIPHSSVTTVSNHSRNWSRVDYVVSAAPDADPQAAMAAVRAAIESMAADPAWRDALIMPLEWIGIDSMTKDWIAIRAALRTAPLRQFAVRRELNDRVVREFRKANLGFGVAIADEYYP
- a CDS encoding ATP-binding cassette domain-containing protein, translating into MPPIIETRDLRKVFRSLVRRPGVGGALRTLFSRDYEDKVAVEGVTMSLDAGELVGYIGPNGAGKSTTIKMLTGILVPTSGEVRVNGIVPYAHRRRNARTIGVVFGQRSQLYWDLPLIESFELLRAIYGIPADRYTTNLAAFTELLELGPFLRTPVRQLSLGQRMRGDFAAAMLHDPRVVFLDEPTIGLDVVAKEAIREFVARVNRERGTTFILTTHDLADVERLCRRIVLIDHGTLVYDGEIETLRDRYGNHRTLVVQLSEDAPDVHVAGATLDGREGDLVRLRFDRREISAEVLIRRVTEHYRVHDLSIEEPELESIIRRIYLEGYSEAPPADQAR